From one Macrobrachium nipponense isolate FS-2020 chromosome 37, ASM1510439v2, whole genome shotgun sequence genomic stretch:
- the LOC135209200 gene encoding protein IWS1 homolog has protein sequence MAGNENGPETKGRNACDRRRLPVYVSIFFLVVTGVMIASFFLAEHKMSSLGEVPTFSRISKRMLSHSDSARFTPASNVLSAEEQEPVSGESSTYLTSSQLIKVTEDSSPVEQAPDSGESRLHLMSSQLPKATEDSGPVEQAPDSGESSLHLTKSQLLEAIEDSSRGEQVPDSAESNLHLISSQLLKATEDSVPGEQVPDSGESSLHLTKSQLLQATEDSSRGEQVPDSDKSNLHLISSQLLKATEDSGPGEQVPDSGESSLHLTKSKLLEATEDSRPIEQVPDSGESSLHLTKSQLLKATEDSSGEEHAPDSGESSLHLISTLLLKSTEDTSREEQAPGSGESRSHLPKEGEVQSSRRNYWWERRPYYKDAKKAKTISKRSTRKEDAKVGEKGKDEERMEEEVTEETKDDGKKAEGESNKGEERVRKGMKENEEEKVKEETGGQEGKEMEDMEEKGKEEREIENEERDEETSNELKTETSTDDNDENKVKAGENMKETTKETKRDVGEEKGKEGMMEKGQKASGTPAGDPEGDEEVEDASGAKAEDLKESRKPAEEDEGKQKQSLFSVLLFCIF, from the exons ATGGCAGGTAACGAAAATGGACCAGAAACGAAAGGAAGAAATGCTTGCGACAGGAGGAGGCTTCCAGTGTATGTGTCGATCTTCTTCTTAGTGGTCACTGGCGTAATGATTGCCAGTTTCTTTCTGGCTGAACACAA AATGTCATCACTTGGAGAAGTTCCCACTTTCTCAAGAATTAGCAAAAGGATGTTATCCCATAGTGACTCGGCGAGATTTACTCCAGCTTCCAATGTCTTAAGCGCAGAAGAGCAAGAACCAGTTTCTGGTGAGTCCAGCACTTATTTAACCTCAAGCCAGCTCATAAAAGTTACTGAGGATTCCAGTCCAGTAGAGCAAGCTCCAGACTCAGGTGAATCCAGGCTCCATTTAATGTCAAGCCAGCTCCCGAAAGCTACTGAGGATTCCGGTCCAGTAGAGCAAGCTCCAGACTCAGGTGAATCCAGCCTCCATTTAACCAAAAGCCAGCTTCTGGAAGCTATTGAGGATTCCAGTCGAGGAGAGCAAGTTCCAGACTCAGCTGAATCTAACCTTCATTTAATCTCCAGCCAGCTCCTGAAAGCTACTGAGGATTCTGTTCCAGGAGAGCAAGTTCCAGACTCAGGTGAATCCAGCCTCCATTTAACCAAAAGCCAGCTCCTGCAAGCTACTGAGGATTCCAGTCGAGGAGAGCAAGTTCCAGACTCAGATAAATCTAACCTTCATTTAATCTCCAGCCAGCTCCTGAAAGCTACTGAGGATTCTGGTCCAGGAGAGCAAGTTCCAGACTCAGGTGAATCCAGCCTCCATTTAACTAAAAGTAAACTCCTGGAAGCTACTGAAGATTCCAGGCCAATAGAGCAAGTTCCAGACTCAGGTGAATCCAGTCTCCATTTAACTAAAAGCCAGCTCCTGAAAGCTACTGAGGATTCCAGTGGGGAAGAGCATGCTCCAGACTCAGGTGAATCCAGCCTCCATTTAATCTCAACCTTGCTCCTAAAATCTACTGAGGATACCAGTCGAGAAGAGCAAGCTCCAGGCTCAGGTGAATCCAGAAGCCATCTACCAAAGGAAGGGGAGGTCCAGTCCTCCCGCAGGAATTACTGGTGGGAACGTCGTCCTTACTACAAAGACGCAAAGAAGGCCAAGACTATTTCTAAAAGATCTACTCGCAAAGAAGATGCGAAAGTCGGGGAGAAGGGAAAGGACGAGGAGAGAATGGAAGAGGAGGTGACGGAAGAGACGAAAGATGATGGAAAGAAGGCGGAAGGTGAGTCGAACAAAGGggaggagagagtgagaaaagGCATGAAAGAGAATGAAGAGGAGAAGGTAAAAGAAGAGACTGGCGGACAGGAGGGAAAGGAGATGGAAGATAtggaagagaaaggaaaggaggaaAGAGAGATAGAAAACGAAGAACGCGACGAGGAAACGAGCAACGAATTGAAAACGGAGACATCGACGGATGATAATGACGAAAACAAGGTGAAGGCTGGAGAGAACATGAAAGAAACAACGAAGGAAACGAAGAGGGACGTGGGGGAAGAGAAGGGAAAGGAGGGCATGATGGAAAAGGGACAGAAGGCCTCTGGGACCCCCGCCGGTGATCCTGAAGGGGACGAAGAGGTAGAAGATGCTAGTGGAGCCAAGGCAGAGGACCTCAAGGAAAGCAGAAAGCCAGCAGAAGAGGAtgaaggtaaacaaaaacaaagtctcttttcagttttattgttttgtattttctaa